A DNA window from Brassica napus cultivar Da-Ae chromosome A4, Da-Ae, whole genome shotgun sequence contains the following coding sequences:
- the LOC106446362 gene encoding fructose-bisphosphate aldolase 1, chloroplastic, producing the protein MASSSATMFKASPVKSDWLKGQSLLLRQPSSVSPFRSHVAPSALTVHAASAYADELVKTAKTIASPGRGILAMDESNATCGKRLASIGLENTEANRQAYRTLLVSAPGLGQYISGAILFEETLYQSTVDGKKMVDVLVQQNIVPGIKVDKGLVPLVGSNDESWCQGLDGLASRTAAYYQQGARFAKWRTVVSIPNGPSALAVKEAAWGLARYAAISQDSGLVPIVEPEIMLDGEHCIDRTYEVAEKVWSEVFFYLAQNNVMFEGILLKPSMVTPGAESKDRATPEQVASYTLKLLRNRVPPAVPGIMFLSGGQSELEATLNLNAMNQGPNPWHVSFSYARALQNTCLKTWGGREENVKAAQDTLLTRAKANSLAQLGKYTGEGESEDAKEGMFVKGYTY; encoded by the exons ATGGCGTCAAGCTCTGCGACTATGTTCAAAGCCTCACCGGTGAAATCTGACTGGCTCAAAGGACAGAGTCTCCTACTCCGCCAACCTTCCTCCGTCTCGCCTTTCCGCAGCCACGTGGCACCTTCCGCTCTCACCGTCCATGCCGCCTCTGCCTACGCCGACGAGCTCGTCAAAACAGCT AAAACAATCGCGTCTCCGGGACGCGGAATCTTAGCGATGGATGAGTCAAACGCGACTTGCGGGAAGCGTTTAGCGTCAATTGGGCTAGAGAACACGGAGGCTAACCGTCAGGCTTACCGGACACTGCTAGTGTCGGCTCCAGGACTGGGACAGTACATCTCCGGAGCTATCCTGTTCGAGGAAACTCTCTACCAGTCCACCGTCGACGGCAAGAAGATGGTCGACGTTCTCGTCCAGCAGAACATCGTCCCTGGCATCAAAGTCGACAag gGTTTAGTGCCACTTGTTGGGTCTAACGACGAGTCATGGTGCCAAGGACTTGACGGTTTAGCCTCTCGTACCGCTGCTTACTACCAACAAGGTGCTCGTTTCGCCAAATG GCGTACTGTTGTGAGCATTCCAAATGGACCTTCTGCTTTGGCTGTTAAAGAAGCAGCCTGGGGACTTGCCCGCTACGCCGCTATTTCTCAG GACAGCGGTCTGGTACCGATTGTGGAGCCGGAGATTATGTTGGACGGAGAACACTGCATTGACAGGACATACGAGGTTGCGGAGAAGGTCTGGTCTGAGGTCTTCTTCTATCTCGCTCAGAACAACGTCATGTTTGAAG GTATCCTCCTGAAGCCAAGCATGGTTACTCctggtgctgagtccaaagacagAGCTACTCCCGAGCAAGTTGCTTCCTACACTCTCAAGCTCCTTCGCAACAGAGTTCCTCCCGCTGTTCCCGGAATCATG TTTCTGTCTGGTGGACAGTCCGAGTTGGAGGCGACCTTGAACTTGAACGCAATGAACCAAGGACCGAACCCATGGCACGTGTCCTTCTCCTATGCACGTGCCTTGCAGAACACTTGCTTGAAGACATGGGGAGGCAGAGAAGAGAACGTGAAGGCGGCTCAGGACACTCTCTTGACCAGAGCCAAAGCCAACTCGTTGGCCCAGCTTGGGAAATACACAGGGGAAGGTGAGTCCGAGGATGCCAAGGAGGGTATGTTTGTAAAAGGCTACACCTATTAA
- the LOC106446363 gene encoding uncharacterized protein LOC106446363 has product MAAKPSTLTYLLIQQHLLRHAKPKSPVCQFRRSFSLLIHKPNQDRPFPSFFSPTSSSLPLQSPHISLSSLLVPKYLSSACEPEQDKDNVSLLPSHSVKNDEEEEDGSDRTLVSTREIRRSSEEVIAESSPMKLSAKEKKKLASYAHSLGDKLKCQLVGKSGVTDSVVFSVLETLEKNELLKVKIHRTCPGTLEDMILHLEEATGSVVVGKIGRTVILYRPSPTKLRS; this is encoded by the exons ATGGCTGCAAAACCATCGACTTTGACCTACCTCCTTATTCAACAGCATCTTCTCCGACATGCCAAACCAAAGTCTCCAGTTTGTCAGTTCCGCAGATCCTTTTCACTATTAATCCATAAACCCAATCAGGACCGTCCCTTCCCTTCATTCTTCTCGCCGACATCCTCTTCTTTACCTCTCCAGTCGCCTCATATCTCACTCTCTTCTCTCCTCGTACCTAAATACTTGTCTTCTGCTTGCGAACCAGAACAAGATAAAGACAACGTGTCCTTACTACCCTCTCATAGCGTAAAAaacgatgaagaagaggaggatgGGTCGGACCGTACACTGGTTTCCACGAGAGAAATTAGAAGAAGCTCTGAAGAAGTGATTGCTGAGAGCTCACCAATGAAGTTGTCGgcgaaggagaagaaaaagcTCGCTTCTTACGCGCACAGCCTTGGAGACAAGCTGAAATGTCAACTCGTGGGCAAGTCAGGGGTCACGGATTCAGTCGTCTTCTCCGTCCTAGAGACGCTGGAGAAGAACGAGCTCTTAAAG GTGAAAATACACAGGACATGCCCTGGAACGCTAGAGGACATGATTCTGCATTTGGAGGAAGCTACTGGTTCTGTAGTAGTCGGGAAAATTGGACGGACTGTAATACTTTATCGTCCTAGTCCCACCAAATTGAGGAG CTAG
- the LOC106449740 gene encoding protein SHI RELATED SEQUENCE 3: MMMMVTGRRCEDCGNQAKKECVYMRCRTCCKAKAFHCQTHIKSTWVPAYRRSHKHQSQTPPQPQQQPLSITNPKRLIEQHPTSSPSSSGVRIGTSTGHFPAELSSVADFRCVKVSSIDDGKEQYAYQTTVNIGGHVFRGILHDQGLEKVVLDHQPAHHDQALLLPSSSRPLMITSHFTDFMSGTHTKSLH, translated from the exons ATGATGATGATGGTAACGGGGAGAAGGTGTGAAGACTGTGGGAATCAAGCTAAGAAAGAGTGTGTGTATATGAGATGCAGAACTTGCTGCAAAGCCAAAGCCTTTCATTGCCAAACTCACATCAAGAGCACTTGGGTTCCTGCCTATAGAAGATCCCACAAACACCAATCGCAAACGCCGCCGCAACCACAGCAGCAACCGCTCTCTATTACAAACCCTAAACGTCTCATAGAACAGCACCCAACTTCTTCCCCTTCATCATCAG GTGTAAGAATCGGAACTAGTACGGGACATTTTCCTGCGGAGTTGAGTTCTGTAGCGGATTTCCGTTGCGTAAAAGTGAGTTCAATCGATGATGGAAAAGAACAATACGCTTATCAGACGACGGTGAACATTGGAGGACACGTTTTCAGAGGCATTCTTCACGATCAGGGCCTCGAAAAAGTGGTGTTAGATCATCAACCTGCTCATCATGATCAAGCTTTACTTCTCCCGTCATCTTCACGTCCCTTGATGATAACTAGTCATTTTACCGATTTCATGTCCGGCACCCACACCAAAAGTCTTCATTGA
- the LOC106446364 gene encoding V-type proton ATPase subunit a2-like gives MAEIGGGGGCCPPMDLMRSEPMQLVQVIVPMESAHLTVSYLGDLGLVQFKDLNSDKSPFQRTYAAQIKRCGEMARKLRFFKDQMSKAGVSPKEFLGKDVDIDLDDVEVKLGELEAELSEINANNDKLQRSYNELMEYKLVLEKAGEFFASAHRSATAQQSEIESQQVGEDALEAPLLQEEKSVDPTKQVKLGFLTGLVPREKSMVFERILFRATRGNIFIRQSVIEESVVDPNSGEKAEKNVFVVFYSGERAKSKILKICEAFGANRYPFSEELSKQAQMMTEVTGRLAELKTTISAGLDHRKILLETIGDKFEQWNLKVRKEKAIYHTLNMLSLDVTKKCLVGEGWSPVFATPEIQKALQRAAVDSNSQVGSIFQVLRTKEMPPTFFRTNKFTTAFQEIVDAYGVAKYQEANPTVFTIVTFPFLFAVMFGDWGHGICLLIATMYLVLREKKLSSQKLGDIMEMAFGGRYVILMMSLFSIYTGLIYNEFFSIPFPLFAPSAYECRDASCSEATTIGLIKTRDTYPFGVDPVWHGTRSELPFLNSLKMKMSILLGVAQMNLGIIMSFCNAKFFKSAVNIWFQFVPQMIFLNCLFGYLSALIIIKWCTGSQADLYHVMIYMFLSPMEDLGENQLFPHQKTVQLTFLFLALISVPWMLLPKPFILKKQHEARHQGQSYAQLEETDESLQVETNGGAHGHEEFEFSEIFVHQLIHTIEFVLGAVSNTASYLRLWALSLAHSELSSVFYEKVLLMAWGFNNFLILIVGILVFIFATVGVLLVMETLSAFLHALRLHWVEYQNKFYEGDGYKFAPFTFTLLGNEDE, from the exons ATGGCGGAGattggcggtggtggtggttgcTGTCCGCCGATGGATCTGATGCGGTCAGAGCCGATGCAGCTCGTTCAGGTCATTGTTCCGATGGAATCTGCTCATCTTACCGTCTCTTACCTCGGCGATCTCGGCCTCGTCCAGTTCAAAGAC CTTAATTCGGATAAGAGCCCATTTCAACGGACGTATGCTGCTCAG ATCAAAAGATGTGGAGAGATGGCTCGAAAGTTGCGTTTCTTCAAAGACCAAATGTCAAAGGCTGGAGTTTCTCCCAAAGAGTTCCTTGGCAAAGATGTTGATATTGATTTGGATGATGTAGAG GTCAAGCTTGGAGAGCTAGAAGCTGAACTTTCCGAAATTAATGCTAATAATGACAAGCTTCAGCGCTCTTACAATGAACTTATGGAGTACAAGCTCGTTCTTGAGAAG gCTGGTGAATTttttgcttcagcccatagaagTGCTACCGCTCAACAGAGTGAGATAGAATCACAGCAAGTGGGTGAAGACGCTCTCGAGGCTCCTTTGTTACAGGAA GAGAAGTCTGTTGATCCAACAAAGCAAGTAAAGCTTGGATTCCTCACTGGGCTGGTGCCTCGTGAAAAGTCTATGGTGTTCGAGAGGATCCTATTCCGTGCAACTAGGGGTAACATCTTTATACGACAGTCTGTCATTGAGGAGTCCGTTGTTGATCCCAACTCCGGGGAGAAG GCTGAGAAAAATGTATTTGTTGTCTTCTATTCCGGGGAAAGAGCAAAAAGCAAAATTCTTAAGATATGTGAAGCTTTTGGGGCCAATCGCTATCCTTTCAGCGAAGAACTCAGCAAACAAGCTCAAATGATGACTGAG GTTACGGGTCGGTTAGCAGAACTTAAAACTACTATAAGTGCTGGGTTGGATCACCGCAAGATTCTTCTGGAGACCATTGGAGATAAGTTTGAGCAATGGAACCTCAAG GTTCGCAAGGAAAAAGCCATCTATCATACTCTGAACATGCTTAGTCTTGATGTGACTAAGAAGTGCCTTGTGGGTGAAGGCTGGAGTCCTGTCTTTGCAACGCCAGAA ATTCAAAAAGCGTTGCAGCGTGCGGCGGTTGACTCCAATTCTCAAGTTGGATCGATTTTCCAGGTCCTGAGGACCAAAGAGATGCCTCCAACGTTTTTCCGCACAAACAAATTTACCACTGCGTTTCAGGAAATCGTTGATGCATACGG TGTAGCCAAATATCAGGAAGCTAATCCTACTGTATTCACAATTGTTACCTTCCCCTTCCTGTTTGCTGTTATGTTTGGTGACTGGGGTCATGGAATCTGTCTGTTGATTGCAACTATGTATCTAGTATTGAGAGAGAAGAAACTTTCCAGCCAG AAACTTGGGGATATTATGGAAATGGCTTTTGGTGGCCGTTACGTTATACTGATGATGTCACTCTTCTCAATATACACTGGTTTAATCTACAACGAGTTCTTCTCTATACCATTCCCATTATTTGCTCCCTCGGCGTATGAGTGCCGGGATGCCTCTTGCAG TGAGGCTACTACAATTGGTCTGATCAAAACCCGAGACACTTATCCATTTGGAGTGGATCCTGTGTGGCATGGTACCCGCAGTGAGTTACCATTCCTCAATTCCCTTAAGATGAAAATGTCAATCCTTCTTGGAGTTGCCCAAATGAACCTTGGAATCATTATGAGCTTCTGTAATGCAAAATTCTTCAAAAGCGCTGTAAACATATG GTTCCAGTTCGTTCCCCAGATGATATTCTTGAACTGCTTGTTTGGCTACCTCTCCGCCCTAATCATCATAAAGTGGTGCACTGGTTCTCAAGCAGATCTGTATCACGTAATGATCTACATGTTCCTGAGCCCAATGGAAGATTTGGGAGAGAATCAGCTTTTCCCTCACCAGAAAACAGTACAG CTCACTTTCCTCTTTCTGGCACTAATATCTGTTCCGTGGATGTTGTTGCCAAAGCCGTTCATCTTGAAGAAACAACATGAAGCT AGACATCAAGGTCAGTCATACGCACAGCTTGAGGAGACAGATGAGAGTCTTCAAGTAGAAACAAACGGGGGAGCTCATGGACACGAAGAGTTCGAATTCAGCGAAATCTTTGTGCACCAGCTCATTCACACCATTGAGTTTGTTCTTGGAGCTGTTTCCAACACAGCTTCTTATCTTCGTCTCTGGGCCCTCAG TCTTGCACACTCGGAGTTGTCGTCAGTCTTCTACGAGAAGGTTCTCCTTATGGCTTGGGG ATTCAACAATTTCTTGATCCTGATCGTTGGGATCCTCGTCTTCATATTTGCAACGGTGGGAGTGCTTCTGGTGATGGAGACTTTGAGCGCGTTCCTTCACGCACTGCGTCTTCACTGGGTGGAGTATCAGAACAAGTTCTACGAAGGCGATGGCTACAAGTTTGCTCCCTTCACTTTCACTCTCCTCGGAAACGAAGACGAGTAA
- the LOC106449741 gene encoding probable cysteine protease RD19B, with amino-acid sequence MEHLRVLFSVSLLFAFFVSVSFCENNGEDILIRQVVNGSEPKVLSSEDHFSLFKRRFGKVYGSLEEHRHRFAVFRSNLQRAMRHQKMDPSARHGVTQFSDLTPSEFRRMHLGVRGGFKLPKDANQAPILPTKDLPEDFDWRDRGAVTPVKNQGSCGSCWSFSTTGALEGAHFLSTGQLVSLSEQQLVDCDHECDPEQEGSCDSGCNGGLMNSAFEYTLKTGGLMREDDYPYTGTDGGTCKLDKSKIVASVSNFSVVSINEDQIAANLVKNGPLAVALNAAYMQTYMGGVSCPYICSKRLNHGVLLVGYGSAGFSQARFKEKPYWIIKNSWGETWGENGFYKLCKGRNVCGIDSMVSTVAAAA; translated from the exons ATGGAACATCTTAGGGTTTTATTCTCAGTTTCCCTTCTCTTCGCATTCTTCGTCTCCGTTTCGTTCTGCGAGAACAACGGCGAAGATATATTGATCCGGCAAGTGGTTAACGGATCGGAGCCGAAGGTATTGTCATCGGAGGATCACTTTTCTCTGTTCAAGAGGAGATTCGGAAAGGTTTACGGTTCTCTCGAGGAGCACCGCCACAGATTCGCTGTTTTCAGATCTAATCTTCAGAGAGCGATGCGTCATCAGAAGATGGATCCTTCTGCTCGCCATGGAGTCACGCAGTTCTCCGATCTGACTCCTTCCGAGTTTAGGAGAATGCATTTAGGGGTTAGAGGTGGGTTTAAGCTTCCCAAGGACGCTAATCAGGCGCCGATTCTTCCTACTAAGGATCTTCCTGAGGATTTCGATTGGAGAGATCGTGGAGCAGTTACTCCCGTCAAGAatcag GGATCATGTGGATCGTGCTGGAGTTTCAGCACTACAGGAGCGCTTGAAGGTGCTCACTTCCTCTCAACTGGCCAACTTGTTAGTCTCAGTGAACAACAGCTCGTAGATTGTGATCACGAG TGTGATCCTGAACAGGAAGGTTCGTGTGACTCGGGTTGCAACGGTGGCCTAATGAACAGCGCCTTTGAGTACACCCTCAAAACTGGAGGGCTCATGCGAGAGGATGACTATCCCTACACAGGTACTGATGGTGGGACCTGTAAGTTGGACAAGTCTAAGATTGTTGCATCTGTCTCCAACTTCAGTGTTGTCTCTATTAACGAAGATCAAATCGCTGCAAATCTTGTCAAAAACGGTCCTCTAGCTG TGGCTCTAAATGCAGCTTACATGCAAACCTACATGGGAGGAGTATCGTGCCCTTACATATGCTCGAAGCGCCTCAACCACGGTGTGTTGTTGGTGGGTTATGGTTCGGCCGGTTTTTCTCAGGCAAGGTTCAAGGAAAAGCCGTATTGGATCATCAAAAACTCATGGGGAGAAACCTGGGGTGAGAATGGTTTCTATAAGTTATGTAAAGGCCGTAACGTTTGCGGCATTGACAGTATGGTTTCCACCGTCGCTGCCGCTGCCTAG